One segment of Chlorocebus sabaeus isolate Y175 chromosome 26, mChlSab1.0.hap1, whole genome shotgun sequence DNA contains the following:
- the ZFYVE19 gene encoding LOW QUALITY PROTEIN: abscission/NoCut checkpoint regulator (The sequence of the model RefSeq protein was modified relative to this genomic sequence to represent the inferred CDS: deleted 1 base in 1 codon) translates to MNYDSQQPPLPPLPYAGCRGACGFPAVGRGRTVLVGVWGGKGVAGQGREGRSWGEGTRCPGLGRRDFNSADPAVLGATMESRCYGCAVKFTLFKKEYGCKNCGRAFCSGCLSFSAAVPRTGNTQQKVCKQCHEVLTRGSSANASKWSPPQNYKKRVAALEAKQKPSTSQSQGLTRQDQMIAERLARLRQENKPKLVPSQEEIEARLAALKDECQGSIPSTREMEARLAALQGRVLLSQTPQPAHHTPDNRTQAQQTQDLLTRLAAEVAIDSWKGGGPAASLQNDLNQGGPGSTNSKKQASWSFEEEKSRLLAEAALELREENTRQERILALAKRLAVLRGQDPERVTLQDYRLPDSDDDEDEETAIQRVLQQLTEEAALDEASGFNIPAEQASRPRTQPRRTEPEAQDVDPRPEAEEEELPWCCICNEDATLRCAGCDGDLFCARCFREGHDAFELKEHQTSAYSPPRAGREH, encoded by the exons ATGAACTACGACTCCCAGCAGCCCCCGTTGCCGCCGCTGCCGTACGCTGGCTGCAGGGGAGCGTGCGGATTCCCCGCTGTAGGTCGCGGCCGGACAGTGCTAGTGGGCGTGTGGGGCGGG AAGGGCgtggcagggcagggaagggaagggcggAGCTGGGGTGAGGGTACAAGGTGCCCAGGACTCGGCCGGCGTGACTTCAACTCTGCAGATCCTGCGGTGCTGGGAGCCACCATGGAGAGTAGGTGCTACGGCTGCGCTGTCAAGTTCACCCTCTTCAAGAAGGAG TATGGCTGTAAGAATTGTGGCAGGGCCTTCTGTTCAGGCTGCCTAAGCTTCAGTGCAGCAGTGCCTCGGACTGGGAACACCCAACAGAAAGTCTGCAAGCAATGCCACGAGGTCCTGACCAG AGGATCTTCTGCCAATGCCTCCAAGTGGTCACCACCTCAGAACTATAAGAA GCGTGTGGCAGCCTTGGAAGCCAAGCAGAAGCCCAGCACTTCCCAGAGCCAGGGACTGACCCGACAAGACCAGATGATTGCTGAGCGCCTAGCACGACTCCGCCAGGAGAACAAGCCCA AGTTAGTCCCCTCACAGGAAGAGATAGAGGCACGACTGGCTGCGCTAAAGGATGAATGTCAGGGTTCCATCCCTTCCACCCGGGAAATGGAGGCGCGACTTGCGGCGCTGCAGGGCAGAGTTCTACTTTCTCAAACCCCGCAGCCG GCACATCACACACCAGACAACAGGACCCAAGCCCAGCAGACACAGGATCTGCTAACGCGGCTGGCAGCTGAGGTGGCTATCGACAGCTGGAAAGGAGGAGGCCCAG CTGCCTCTCTCCAGAATGACCTCAACCAGGGTGGCCCAGGGAGCACTAATTCCAAGAAGCAGGCCAGCTGGTCCTTCGAGGAGGAGAAGAGCAGACTGCTGGCTGAGGCAGCACTTGAGTTGCGGGAGGAGAACACGAGGCAGGAACGGATTCTGGCCCTGGCCAAGCGACTGGCCGTACTGCGGGGACAGGACCCCGAGAGAG TGACCCTCCAGGACTATCGCCTCCCAGACAGTGATGACGACGAGGATGAGGAGACAGCCATCCAGAGAGTCCTGCAGCAG CTCACTGAAGAAGCTGCCCTGGATGAGGCAAGTGGCTTTAACATCCCTGCAGAGCAGGCTTCTCGACCCCGGACCCAACCCCGAAGGACAGAGCCTGAG GCCCAGGATGTGGACCCCAGGcctgaggctgaggaagaggagctCCCCTGGTGCTGCATCTGCAATGAGGATGCCACCCTACGCTGCGCTGGCTGCGACGGGGACCTCTTCTGTGCCCGCTGCTTCCG AGAGGGCCATGATGCCTTTGAGCTTAAAGAGCACCAGACATCTGCCTACTCCCCTCCGCGTGCAGGCCGAGAGCACTGA